In Pseudothermotoga hypogea DSM 11164 = NBRC 106472, the following are encoded in one genomic region:
- the amrB gene encoding AmmeMemoRadiSam system protein B, which yields MKREPVVAGSFYPASRKALIELIESCFTSKIGPGQLPKKPDRPLERNVALIVPHAGYVYSGPVAAHAYAELARLGNPKLVVLLGPNHTGYGARIGVWAEGSWSTPLGEVQVCEEAAQKVLEECRQASADIRCHMVEHSLEVQLPFLQYVFKDFEILPITMFPLSLQVCKSLAHALDELFRSFSSTVLVVSSDFNHYEDDATTKRKDQLAIEEILRKDPEGLYRVAADERITMCGLSPVACLLYMQSFSKARLLKHATSGDTSGDRSHVVGYASFIFE from the coding sequence CTTTTATCCGGCATCGCGTAAAGCACTGATCGAGCTCATCGAGAGCTGTTTCACGTCAAAGATTGGACCGGGTCAGCTGCCGAAGAAACCCGACAGGCCACTCGAAAGAAACGTTGCACTGATAGTTCCGCACGCTGGTTACGTGTACAGTGGCCCTGTGGCGGCTCACGCGTATGCAGAATTGGCCAGGCTTGGAAATCCAAAGCTCGTGGTGCTGCTCGGGCCCAACCACACAGGCTACGGTGCCCGGATCGGCGTCTGGGCTGAGGGCAGCTGGTCCACACCGCTGGGCGAGGTTCAAGTCTGTGAAGAGGCAGCTCAGAAGGTTCTGGAAGAATGTAGACAAGCCTCGGCGGACATCAGATGTCACATGGTTGAACATTCTCTCGAGGTGCAGCTGCCGTTTCTCCAATACGTTTTCAAAGACTTCGAGATTCTGCCGATAACGATGTTTCCTCTGAGCTTGCAGGTTTGCAAATCGCTGGCGCACGCCCTGGACGAACTGTTTAGGAGTTTTTCTTCAACGGTACTTGTCGTTTCGAGCGACTTCAACCACTACGAAGACGACGCAACCACGAAGCGGAAAGATCAGCTTGCCATCGAGGAAATCCTGAGGAAGGATCCAGAAGGGCTCTACAGAGTAGCAGCAGACGAGAGGATCACGATGTGCGGTCTTTCACCCGTGGCATGTCTGCTCTACATGCAGAGTTTCTCAAAGGCAAGGTTGCTGAAACATGCGACGAGCGGTGATACCTCGGGTGACAGGTCTCACGTGGTGGGATACGCAAGCTTCATTTTCGAATGA